One genomic window of Spirochaetota bacterium includes the following:
- a CDS encoding cyclic nucleotide-binding domain-containing protein, with product MSQPKGIIENSIINKLKEVSFFRIYSEDDEVINMIAKLCTRRRFKKGTIIIKESDYGDELFIIYRGEIDIVKRTLQNEEYTVTTLNSEMEGICVGELALIDNDKRSATVTANTDCECLVINRDAFIKFGNEHPEIGLNITRAIAGQLSSKLRKTNADVITLFSALVEEIAGYE from the coding sequence ATGTCACAACCTAAAGGAATTATAGAAAACAGCATAATAAATAAACTTAAAGAAGTATCCTTTTTCAGGATATACTCTGAAGATGATGAAGTAATAAATATGATCGCCAAATTGTGCACTAGGAGAAGGTTTAAAAAGGGCACCATTATTATAAAAGAGTCTGACTATGGCGATGAATTATTTATTATTTATAGAGGAGAGATCGACATTGTTAAGAGAACCCTTCAGAATGAAGAATACACAGTAACAACTCTGAATTCAGAGATGGAAGGGATATGTGTTGGAGAACTTGCCCTTATAGATAATGACAAAAGGTCTGCCACAGTCACTGCTAATACTGATTGTGAATGTCTTGTAATAAATAGGGATGCTTTTATCAAATTTGGCAATGAGCATCCTGAGATTGGGCTCAATATCACAAGAGCAATTGCCGGTCAACTAAGTTCTAAACTGAGAAAGACCAATGCTGATGTAATAACCCTATTCTCAGCGCTTGTGGAGGAGATAGCAGGTTATGAATAG
- a CDS encoding site-2 protease family protein has translation MIKKIIAFFSAYLSLLNMNPEALESRRTRQTSHKESKNSPLSIHILLFIITIATTTIAGSQSANNIWDIIVSGLPFSITIMLILLSHEMGHYLAARHFGVKATLPYFIPFPSIIGTMGAVIKIKSPIKEKRALLYIGALGPIVGFILSIAATVIGIYLSDIKPLPAVGNGLIPIFGDSILFSFITRMIHGEIPAGYDIYLSSYAWAGWIGFLVTSLNLMPMGQLDGSHILYALIGRKQLFFGWITFFGLIILSFIWPGWILWIIISLFFLMIGHPPIEDDMSLSLGEKIIGWGCIAILITTFIPVPVKLI, from the coding sequence ATGATAAAAAAAATTATAGCATTTTTTTCTGCATATCTATCATTGCTAAACATGAATCCTGAAGCCCTAGAATCGCGCAGGACTAGGCAGACGTCACATAAGGAGAGCAAAAATTCACCGCTCTCGATTCACATCTTGCTCTTTATTATTACTATTGCGACAACTACTATAGCGGGTTCTCAGTCAGCCAACAACATCTGGGACATCATAGTATCAGGTCTGCCCTTCTCTATTACCATAATGTTAATCCTTCTTTCCCATGAGATGGGCCATTATTTGGCAGCAAGGCATTTTGGAGTGAAAGCAACACTACCCTACTTCATTCCCTTCCCTTCTATTATTGGCACAATGGGCGCTGTAATAAAGATAAAATCACCAATTAAGGAAAAGAGGGCATTGCTATATATTGGGGCTCTTGGCCCTATTGTCGGCTTTATTTTGAGCATAGCCGCAACAGTAATCGGTATATATCTCTCCGATATCAAACCGCTTCCAGCAGTTGGAAACGGCTTAATTCCCATATTCGGTGATTCTATTCTATTCTCCTTTATTACTAGAATGATCCATGGAGAGATACCCGCTGGATACGACATATACCTCTCCTCCTATGCATGGGCAGGATGGATTGGTTTTTTGGTTACCAGTCTGAACCTGATGCCAATGGGACAACTGGATGGAAGTCACATCCTTTATGCGCTAATAGGGAGAAAACAACTATTCTTTGGATGGATAACATTTTTTGGTCTTATTATTCTCAGCTTCATCTGGCCGGGTTGGATACTTTGGATAATCATATCCCTCTTTTTCCTGATGATTGGTCATCCGCCCATTGAGGATGATATGAGTTTATCCCTTGGAGAAAAGATTATCGGATGGGGTTGTATTGCAATTTTAATCACTACATTTATACCCGTTCCTGTTAAATTGATATAA
- a CDS encoding SdiA-regulated domain-containing protein, which produces MKKNNPIIPLLILFFLYPHSSLLSKQFIIEIGITYPIRFNFSNNNLEPSGITINKGRIFFVSDNRENSAIYELVFNEGFCNAQTYLIINHNDIISIEKWHKLDLEGIVSIHNSFYCIDERDRFIYKINSDGRVEHITHDIHQYNKNKGISFSNDANAGFEGIAYDQKKKVFIIANERDDSILYLLQRHGKRLITHSHISMTLQTGISDFDISDICFYDRYLYLIHRKDKKIIKMNPYNKKIDDTLDYSNITKGLYSSRKGYGFVEGIWINSKQILLLLDSNGKKISGKDYGENGILIILKRPRNF; this is translated from the coding sequence TTGAAAAAAAATAACCCAATAATTCCTCTACTCATATTATTTTTCTTGTATCCACATTCATCACTCCTATCCAAGCAATTTATTATTGAAATTGGAATTACTTATCCAATCAGGTTCAATTTCTCCAATAATAACCTTGAGCCATCTGGTATTACTATCAATAAAGGTAGAATTTTCTTTGTTAGCGATAACAGAGAAAATAGCGCTATCTATGAACTCGTCTTTAATGAGGGATTCTGTAATGCGCAAACCTATCTAATTATCAATCATAATGATATAATTTCAATCGAGAAGTGGCACAAACTCGATCTTGAGGGTATTGTTTCAATACATAACAGTTTTTATTGTATTGATGAAAGAGATAGGTTTATCTATAAGATCAATTCAGATGGAAGGGTTGAACATATAACACACGACATCCATCAATATAACAAGAATAAGGGCATATCCTTCTCCAATGATGCGAACGCTGGATTTGAAGGAATTGCATATGATCAAAAGAAAAAAGTATTCATAATTGCCAATGAGAGAGATGACTCTATCCTTTATCTCTTGCAAAGACATGGGAAGCGCTTAATTACGCATTCTCACATATCAATGACACTTCAAACCGGCATATCTGATTTTGATATTTCAGACATTTGCTTCTATGATAGATATCTCTATCTTATACATAGAAAGGACAAAAAGATTATTAAGATGAATCCTTACAATAAAAAAATTGATGATACTCTTGATTATTCGAATATAACTAAGGGACTCTACTCCTCAAGAAAGGGTTATGGTTTTGTTGAAGGTATTTGGATTAACAGCAAACAGATTCTCCTACTGCTCGATAGTAATGGGAAAAAGATCAGCGGCAAGGATTATGGAGAGAACGGGATTCTCATTATTCTAAAACGCCCGCGCAACTTTTAA
- a CDS encoding HEAT repeat domain-containing protein — protein sequence MTRLIESFHDYNNGVSSHSKEAIGRIGIVALPHLITGLRHEHHAVRYGWSEALGNLGWQAMKAVPMLKKIAKNDKNPYVRKQAKGAIQMITNDY from the coding sequence ATAACGCGCCTGATCGAATCATTCCATGATTATAATAATGGAGTTTCCTCTCATTCAAAAGAGGCTATAGGAAGGATAGGGATAGTGGCGCTTCCACACTTGATTACGGGGCTAAGGCACGAGCATCATGCTGTGCGCTATGGATGGTCTGAGGCCCTAGGCAATCTTGGCTGGCAGGCGATGAAGGCAGTGCCTATGTTGAAGAAGATAGCTAAGAATGATAAGAATCCATATGTACGCAAGCAGGCAAAGGGAGCGATACAGATGATTACCAATGATTATTAG
- a CDS encoding mucoidy inhibitor MuiA family protein, protein MSIETKNIIMRVCVYSDRAMITREVKLKNLTGEQTYSFSDLTPSLLRDSIRVKGAGEMVLLDNNLCDIALRDTNIEELNRIENEIYRIERELEFVSREIEKLEILISYLNCLNFNEDIADPKDLNFEKASSADYQEFIEYYGKESKAFRNDRLALEVKRRELKKKSKNLYYYADKLKEASGRTSVECCVSFRMKSSGDAYIRLSYVVPSASWSPLYDGRLIYKERQFELVSYAEVTQMTGEDWDNVGLDLSTANPSSGAHLPDPEPWYINLYESPPPIQVPAMRSASVSKKSKRHEDKYPEEEYEDEIEMMEDAAEMSVAEPDMSSEVAEVTDKTFAVSKVKTSGLNVTFACGASQNIPTDGTARKVFITMERFPVEYEYIVMPAIQEAAYLRIIMENTCDYPLLSGPVKVFRDFDYTGDSQIKTIVPGEKLKLYMGTDDCIRVKRELVNQLKGKKGLTGKDTSIEFTYKITIESFKDEKETIKLFERIPVSKNKEIEVKVTKGNDFQEPDEWGIIKKEFDIKPGEKMEFIYSFTVRHPADEEIAGLYRV, encoded by the coding sequence ATGAGCATTGAAACCAAAAACATAATAATGCGGGTTTGTGTATATTCAGACAGGGCAATGATAACAAGAGAAGTGAAGCTAAAGAATCTTACAGGAGAGCAGACTTACAGCTTTAGCGACCTCACACCATCCCTGCTCAGAGATTCAATAAGGGTTAAGGGAGCCGGAGAGATGGTGCTCCTTGATAATAATCTCTGCGATATCGCGCTCAGGGACACGAATATTGAAGAGCTTAATAGAATTGAAAATGAGATATACAGGATTGAGAGAGAGTTGGAATTTGTAAGCAGAGAAATTGAGAAGTTAGAGATCCTTATATCCTATTTAAACTGCCTTAATTTTAATGAGGATATCGCTGATCCTAAGGATTTAAATTTTGAAAAGGCCAGTTCTGCAGATTACCAGGAGTTTATTGAATATTACGGGAAAGAATCAAAGGCATTTAGGAATGATAGGCTGGCTCTTGAGGTTAAAAGAAGAGAACTTAAAAAAAAGAGCAAAAACCTCTATTATTATGCGGACAAGCTCAAGGAAGCATCTGGCAGGACATCTGTTGAATGTTGTGTCAGCTTCAGGATGAAGTCATCAGGAGACGCATATATTCGTCTTTCATATGTTGTGCCCAGCGCATCCTGGTCTCCGCTTTACGACGGGCGGCTTATCTATAAAGAGAGACAATTTGAGCTTGTGAGCTACGCGGAGGTTACACAGATGACAGGCGAGGACTGGGATAATGTTGGGCTTGATCTTTCAACAGCAAACCCGAGTTCAGGAGCACATCTGCCTGACCCTGAGCCATGGTATATTAATTTGTATGAATCGCCGCCTCCTATTCAGGTGCCGGCAATGAGATCAGCATCCGTATCAAAGAAGTCAAAGAGACATGAAGATAAATATCCTGAAGAGGAATATGAAGATGAGATAGAGATGATGGAAGACGCAGCAGAGATGTCGGTGGCTGAACCTGATATGAGCAGCGAGGTCGCTGAGGTTACTGATAAGACTTTCGCGGTATCAAAGGTAAAGACATCAGGGTTGAACGTTACCTTTGCCTGCGGTGCTTCTCAGAATATTCCGACCGACGGCACGGCCAGGAAGGTCTTTATCACCATGGAACGCTTTCCAGTTGAATATGAATACATCGTCATGCCTGCAATCCAGGAGGCTGCCTATCTTCGGATCATTATGGAGAACACATGCGATTATCCCCTGCTTTCTGGACCTGTAAAGGTTTTTCGTGATTTTGATTATACAGGAGATTCACAGATTAAGACCATCGTCCCTGGTGAGAAGTTAAAACTCTATATGGGCACTGACGACTGCATCCGTGTAAAAAGGGAACTGGTCAACCAGCTAAAGGGTAAAAAAGGACTAACTGGCAAGGATACAAGCATAGAGTTTACCTATAAGATTACAATAGAATCTTTTAAGGATGAAAAAGAAACCATTAAGCTTTTTGAGCGGATTCCTGTAAGCAAGAATAAAGAGATTGAAGTAAAAGTAACCAAAGGAAACGATTTCCAAGAACCTGATGAATGGGGTATTATAAAAAAGGAGTTTGATATCAAGCCAGGTGAAAAGATGGAATTCATATATTCATTCACTGTCAGGCATCCTGCAGATGAAGAGATCGCGGGATTGTATAGAGTATAG